One stretch of Brevibacillus laterosporus DNA includes these proteins:
- a CDS encoding dipeptide ABC transporter ATP-binding protein has product MEDLLVVNRLKKYYPITGGVFGKEIGAVKAVDDVSFVVKKGETLGLVGESGCGKSTTGRSILRLIEPTSGEVLFEGKDVAKMKMEEMRQIRKDMQIIFQDPFASLNPRHHVGKILEEPLIVHGVSSSKERSKRVHELLEVVGLSSYHAGRYPHQFSGGQRQRIGIARALILNPKLIVADEPVSALDVSVQSQVLNLMQDLQKEFNLTYLFIAHDLSVVRHISDRVGVMYLGRIAELADKDELYVNPLHPYTKALLSAVPVADPDKKQERIILQGDLPSPANPPSGCTFHTRCPHVMDVCKEKRPEMLKFGENHQVACHLYS; this is encoded by the coding sequence GTGGAGGATTTATTAGTAGTTAATCGTCTGAAAAAATATTATCCCATCACTGGTGGTGTTTTTGGCAAGGAAATCGGTGCTGTAAAAGCAGTTGATGATGTTTCGTTTGTTGTAAAGAAGGGCGAAACCCTAGGATTGGTAGGAGAGAGTGGTTGTGGCAAGTCTACAACGGGTAGATCCATTCTCCGATTAATAGAACCAACAAGTGGTGAAGTCTTGTTTGAAGGCAAAGATGTTGCCAAAATGAAAATGGAGGAAATGCGGCAAATCCGTAAAGATATGCAGATTATCTTTCAGGATCCGTTTGCGTCTCTAAATCCGCGCCATCATGTTGGGAAAATTCTAGAAGAACCTTTGATTGTACATGGTGTCAGTTCATCGAAAGAACGGAGTAAGCGTGTTCATGAATTGTTAGAAGTAGTTGGTTTATCCAGTTATCATGCTGGACGTTATCCTCATCAATTTAGTGGAGGACAGCGACAAAGAATTGGCATTGCCCGTGCATTGATTTTAAACCCTAAATTAATTGTGGCTGACGAACCTGTATCTGCGTTGGATGTATCTGTTCAATCACAAGTGCTTAATCTCATGCAGGATTTACAGAAAGAATTTAACCTTACGTACCTGTTCATCGCTCATGATCTGAGTGTTGTTCGTCATATTAGTGATCGCGTAGGTGTGATGTATTTGGGCCGAATTGCTGAGCTTGCGGACAAGGATGAACTATATGTGAATCCGCTTCACCCGTATACGAAGGCATTGCTATCAGCTGTTCCTGTAGCAGATCCTGATAAAAAACAGGAAAGAATCATATTGCAAGGTGATTTGCCAAGCCCAGCTAATCCACCGTCTGGTTGTACCTTTCATACACGATGTCCTCATGTGATGGATGTATGTAAAGAAAAACGTCCTGAAATGCTCAAATTCGGGGAAAATCATCAGGTCGCCTGTCATCTATATAGTTAA
- a CDS encoding ABC transporter substrate-binding protein: MKKRKFVAALSGMMAFSVALTGCSSNDASKPGETKQAETKKEDKKDGQTLIVGRGGDSVGLDPITITDGESSRVTENILETLVKYKKENTEVVPGLAEKWDITADGKEYTFHLRQGVTFHDGTPFNAEAVKFNFERWMDKSNPYHDKEGYEYYNDMFGGYKGDKDHVIDSVDVKDEFTVVLKLNRPLAPLMQNLGMFPFAIASPDAVKKGTKEFNENPVGTGPFKFDKWNRNDSITLSKNADYWQKGLPKLDKVIFKVIPDNSARLTALTSGEIDIMDGLNPDDVKSVKENKDLQLFVRPSMNAGWLGFNMEKKPLDNVKVRQAMGHAVDKQGMIDAFYSGYAQPAVNPMPPSIWSHNDQIKDREYNLEKAKQLLAEAGYPDGFKVKFWAMPVPRPYIINGQKMAEAMQQDFKKIGIDAEIVSMDWATYLDKTKKGEQELYLLGWTGDNGDPDNFLNNHFNKNNIGGSNRSFYKDDKVTDMLVKAQSEVDVAKRTEIYKEVQQIIFDQAVVIPLVHSTPPIAAKATVKGYVPHPKGNESLEDVEIE, encoded by the coding sequence ATGAAGAAAAGGAAGTTCGTAGCAGCTCTTTCCGGGATGATGGCATTTTCTGTAGCGCTGACCGGTTGCAGCAGTAATGATGCTAGTAAACCAGGTGAAACAAAGCAAGCAGAAACAAAGAAAGAAGATAAAAAAGACGGGCAAACCTTAATCGTCGGTCGCGGTGGGGATTCGGTAGGGCTTGATCCAATCACGATCACTGATGGAGAGTCATCCCGTGTAACAGAGAATATTCTGGAAACGTTAGTAAAATACAAAAAAGAAAATACAGAGGTAGTACCAGGACTAGCTGAAAAGTGGGACATTACCGCAGATGGTAAAGAATACACCTTCCATCTGCGACAAGGCGTTACATTCCACGATGGTACACCGTTTAATGCAGAGGCCGTTAAATTTAACTTCGAGCGTTGGATGGATAAAAGCAATCCATACCACGACAAAGAAGGGTATGAATATTACAACGACATGTTTGGCGGCTATAAAGGTGACAAGGATCATGTTATCGATTCTGTAGACGTTAAAGATGAGTTTACTGTGGTCCTTAAATTAAATCGCCCTCTAGCACCTCTTATGCAGAATCTGGGCATGTTCCCATTTGCTATCGCTTCACCTGATGCTGTGAAGAAAGGGACAAAGGAATTTAATGAGAATCCTGTTGGAACTGGACCATTCAAATTCGACAAATGGAACCGCAATGACAGCATTACCCTTTCAAAAAATGCGGATTATTGGCAAAAAGGACTTCCTAAGCTAGACAAAGTTATTTTTAAAGTGATTCCAGATAACTCGGCTCGTTTAACGGCGCTTACATCTGGTGAGATCGATATTATGGACGGTCTAAATCCTGATGATGTGAAATCCGTGAAAGAAAATAAAGACCTGCAATTGTTCGTTCGTCCTTCTATGAATGCTGGTTGGTTAGGGTTTAACATGGAGAAAAAACCATTGGACAACGTGAAAGTGCGCCAAGCGATGGGCCATGCCGTGGATAAACAAGGAATGATTGATGCGTTCTACAGCGGTTATGCTCAGCCTGCTGTGAATCCTATGCCACCGTCCATTTGGAGCCATAACGATCAAATTAAAGATCGTGAATATAATTTAGAAAAAGCGAAACAATTATTGGCAGAAGCAGGTTATCCAGATGGTTTCAAAGTAAAATTTTGGGCTATGCCAGTACCACGTCCATACATTATTAATGGTCAAAAAATGGCAGAAGCCATGCAACAGGACTTCAAGAAAATTGGTATTGATGCCGAGATCGTTTCCATGGACTGGGCTACCTATCTAGACAAAACCAAAAAAGGGGAGCAGGAGCTGTATCTACTTGGTTGGACTGGCGATAATGGTGACCCTGATAACTTCTTAAACAACCATTTTAATAAGAATAACATAGGTGGAAGTAACCGTTCCTTCTACAAAGATGACAAAGTTACTGACATGCTCGTGAAAGCTCAATCCGAAGTTGATGTGGCAAAACGTACTGAAATTTACAAAGAGGTTCAACAAATCATCTTTGATCAAGCCGTCGTCATCCCGTTAGTGC